The following coding sequences are from one Streptomyces sp. NBC_01294 window:
- the rplP gene encoding 50S ribosomal protein L16: MLIPRRVKHRKQHHPKRSGMAKGGTEVTFGEYGIQALTPAYVTNRQIEAARIAMTRHIKRGGKVWINIYPDRPLTKKPAETRMGSGKGSPEWWIANVHPGRVMFELSYPNEKIAREALTRAAHKLPMKCRIVRREAGES, translated from the coding sequence ATGCTGATCCCTCGTAGGGTCAAGCACCGCAAGCAGCACCACCCGAAGCGCAGTGGCATGGCCAAGGGCGGTACTGAGGTCACGTTCGGCGAGTACGGCATCCAGGCGCTGACCCCGGCGTACGTGACGAACCGCCAGATCGAGGCGGCTCGTATTGCGATGACCCGCCACATCAAGCGTGGCGGCAAGGTCTGGATCAACATCTACCCGGACCGCCCGCTGACGAAGAAGCCGGCCGAAACCCGCATGGGTTCCGGTAAGGGTTCTCCCGAGTGGTGGATCGCCAACGTGCACCCGGGCCGGGTCATGTTCGAGCTGTCCTACCCGAACGAGAAGATTGCTCGTGAGGCGCTCACCCGCGCTGCTCACAAGCTTCCGATGAAGTGCCGGATTGTTCGGCGCGAGGCAGGTGAGTCGTGA
- the rplB gene encoding 50S ribosomal protein L2: MGIRKYKPTTPGRRGSSVADFVEITRSTPEKSLVRPLHSKGGRNNTGRITVRHQGGGHKRAYRVIDFRRHDKDGVPAKVAHIEYDPNRTARIALLHYADGEKRYIIAPKNLKQGDRIENGPTADIKPGNNLALRNIPVGTTIHAIELRPGGGAKFARSAGASVQLLAKEGTMAHLRMPSGEIRLVDARCRATVGEVGNAEQSNINWGKAGRMRWKGVRPSVRGVAMNPVDHPHGGGEGKTSGGRHPVSPWGQKEGRTRSPKKASSKYIVRRRKTNKKR, translated from the coding sequence ATGGGTATCCGCAAGTACAAGCCGACGACCCCGGGCCGTCGTGGCTCCAGCGTCGCCGACTTTGTCGAGATCACGCGGTCCACGCCGGAGAAGTCGCTGGTCCGCCCCCTGCACAGCAAGGGCGGCCGTAACAACACCGGTCGGATCACGGTTCGACACCAGGGTGGCGGCCACAAGCGCGCCTACCGTGTGATCGACTTCCGTCGTCACGACAAGGACGGCGTGCCGGCCAAGGTCGCGCACATCGAGTACGACCCCAACCGCACTGCGCGCATCGCGCTCCTGCACTACGCCGACGGTGAGAAGCGCTACATCATTGCGCCGAAGAACCTGAAGCAGGGCGACCGGATTGAGAACGGCCCCACGGCCGACATCAAGCCCGGTAACAACCTGGCGCTCCGCAACATCCCGGTCGGTACCACGATCCACGCGATCGAGCTCCGTCCCGGTGGCGGCGCCAAGTTCGCGCGCTCCGCTGGTGCCTCCGTGCAGCTGCTGGCGAAGGAGGGCACCATGGCCCACCTTCGTATGCCGTCCGGTGAGATCCGTCTCGTCGACGCGCGCTGCCGCGCCACGGTCGGCGAGGTCGGCAACGCCGAGCAGTCGAACATCAACTGGGGCAAGGCCGGCCGCATGCGCTGGAAGGGCGTTCGCCCGTCCGTCCGCGGTGTCGCGATGAACCCGGTTGACCACCCGCACGGTGGTGGTGAGGGCAAGACCAGTGGTGGTCGCCACCCGGTCTCCCCGTGGGGTCAGAAGGAGGGTCGTACTCGCTCGCCGAAGAAGGCTTCGAGCAAGTACATCGTCCGCCGCCGCAAGACGAACAAGAAGCGCTAG
- the rplV gene encoding 50S ribosomal protein L22, translating into MEARAQARYIRVTPMKARRVVDLIRGMDATEAQAVLRFAPQAASVPVGKVLDSAIANAAHNYNHPDASTLVISEAFVDEGPTLKRFRPRAQGRAYRIRKRTSHITVVVSSKEGSR; encoded by the coding sequence ATGGAAGCCAGGGCCCAGGCGCGGTACATCCGCGTCACGCCCATGAAGGCCCGCCGAGTGGTGGACCTTATCCGTGGCATGGATGCCACGGAGGCTCAGGCGGTCCTGCGTTTCGCCCCGCAGGCCGCGAGCGTGCCGGTTGGCAAGGTGCTTGACAGCGCCATTGCCAATGCCGCACACAACTACAACCACCCGGACGCCTCCACGCTGGTCATCAGCGAGGCGTTCGTGGACGAGGGCCCGACCCTGAAGCGGTTCCGTCCGCGTGCGCAGGGCCGTGCCTACCGGATCCGCAAGCGGACCAGCCACATCACCGTGGTCGTCAGCAGCAAGGAAGGTTCCCGGTAA
- the rpsS gene encoding 30S ribosomal protein S19, which yields MPRSLKKGPFVDDHLAKKVDVQNEAGTKNVIKTWSRRSMIIPSMLGHTIAVHNGKTHVPVFVTESMVGHKLGEFSPTRTFRGHVKDDRKSKRR from the coding sequence ATGCCGCGCAGTCTCAAGAAGGGGCCCTTCGTCGACGACCACCTCGCAAAGAAGGTGGACGTCCAGAACGAAGCCGGCACCAAGAACGTCATCAAGACCTGGTCCCGTCGCTCGATGATCATCCCCAGCATGCTGGGTCACACCATCGCGGTGCACAACGGCAAGACCCACGTCCCGGTGTTCGTCACCGAGTCGATGGTCGGCCACAAGCTCGGCGAGTTCTCGCCGACTCGCACCTTCCGCGGCCACGTCAAGGACGACCGGAAGTCGAAGCGCCGCTAA
- the rplW gene encoding 50S ribosomal protein L23 — MSEATVTSKTFTDPRDLLIKPVVSEKSYALLDENKYTFIVAPGSNKTQIKQAVEAVFGVKVTGVNTINRQGKRKRTKTGFGKRADTKRAIVTLAEGDRIDIFGGQAS, encoded by the coding sequence ATGTCTGAGGCGACCGTTACCAGCAAGACCTTCACCGACCCGCGCGACCTGCTGATCAAGCCGGTTGTCTCGGAGAAGAGCTACGCGCTGCTGGACGAGAACAAGTACACGTTCATCGTCGCGCCCGGCTCCAACAAGACCCAGATCAAGCAGGCCGTGGAAGCGGTCTTCGGGGTCAAGGTCACCGGGGTCAACACGATCAACCGTCAGGGTAAGCGCAAGCGCACCAAGACCGGTTTCGGCAAGCGCGCTGACACCAAGCGCGCCATCGTGACCCTCGCTGAGGGCGACCGAATCGACATCTTCGGCGGCCAGGCCTCCTAA
- the rplD gene encoding 50S ribosomal protein L4 yields MSTIDILSPAGDKAGTVELPAEIFDAKTSVPLIHQVVVAQLAAARQGTHKTKRRGEVRGGGRKPYRQKGTGRARQGSTRAPQFVGGGVVHGPQPRDYSQRTPKKMKAAALRGALSDRARHSRIHVITGVVEGAASTKAAKTLFGKISERKNLLLVVDRADEAAWLSARNLPQVHILEPGQLNTYDVIVSDDVVFTQAAFESFVSGPKADETEGSDA; encoded by the coding sequence ATGAGCACCATTGACATCCTTTCGCCGGCAGGCGACAAGGCCGGTACCGTCGAGCTCCCCGCGGAGATCTTCGACGCGAAGACCAGCGTTCCGCTGATCCACCAGGTCGTTGTCGCCCAGCTGGCAGCTGCCCGTCAGGGCACGCACAAGACCAAGCGTCGTGGCGAAGTCCGTGGTGGTGGCCGCAAGCCGTACCGCCAGAAGGGCACCGGCCGCGCGCGCCAGGGTTCGACCCGCGCTCCGCAGTTCGTCGGCGGTGGCGTCGTCCACGGCCCGCAGCCGCGTGACTACTCCCAGCGGACCCCGAAGAAGATGAAGGCCGCCGCCCTCCGCGGTGCCCTCTCGGACCGTGCGCGTCACTCCCGCATCCACGTCATCACCGGCGTGGTCGAGGGTGCCGCCTCCACGAAGGCCGCCAAGACGCTGTTCGGCAAGATCTCGGAGCGCAAGAACCTGCTCCTGGTCGTCGACCGCGCCGACGAGGCCGCGTGGCTGTCCGCCCGCAACCTGCCCCAGGTTCACATCCTGGAGCCGGGCCAGCTGAACACGTACGACGTGATCGTCTCTGACGACGTGGTCTTCACTCAGGCCGCTTTCGAGTCCTTCGTGTCTGGCCCCAAGGCCGATGAGACCGAAGGGAGCGACGCCTGA
- the rpsC gene encoding 30S ribosomal protein S3, protein MGQKVNPHGFRLGITTDFKSRWYADKLYKDYVKEDVAIRRMMTSGMERAGISKVEIERTRDRVRVDIHTARPGIVIGRRGAEADRIRGDLEKLTGKQVQLNILEVKNPEVDAQLVAQAVAEQLSSRVSFRRAMRKSMQGTMKAGAKGIKIQCGGRLGGAEMSRSEFYREGRVPLHTLRANVDYGFFEAKTTFGRIGVKVWIYKGDVKNIAEVRAENAAARAGNRPARGAQGAGDRPAGRGGRGGERGGRGGRKPQQAAGVEAPKADAPAAAPAESTGTEA, encoded by the coding sequence ATGGGCCAGAAGGTAAACCCGCACGGGTTCCGGCTCGGCATCACCACCGACTTCAAGTCGCGTTGGTACGCCGACAAGCTGTACAAGGACTACGTCAAGGAAGACGTCGCCATCCGCAGGATGATGACGTCCGGCATGGAGCGCGCCGGCATCTCGAAGGTTGAGATCGAGCGCACCCGTGACCGCGTGCGTGTGGACATCCACACCGCTCGTCCGGGCATCGTCATCGGCCGCCGTGGCGCCGAGGCCGACCGCATCCGCGGTGACCTCGAGAAGCTCACGGGCAAGCAGGTCCAGCTGAACATCCTCGAGGTCAAGAACCCCGAGGTCGACGCTCAGCTGGTTGCCCAGGCCGTTGCCGAGCAGCTCTCCTCCCGCGTCTCCTTCCGTCGCGCCATGCGTAAGAGCATGCAGGGCACGATGAAGGCCGGCGCCAAGGGCATCAAGATCCAGTGTGGCGGCCGTCTCGGCGGCGCCGAGATGTCCCGCTCCGAGTTCTACCGCGAGGGTCGTGTGCCGCTGCACACGCTGCGCGCGAACGTGGACTACGGCTTCTTCGAGGCCAAGACCACCTTCGGCCGTATCGGTGTGAAGGTCTGGATCTACAAGGGCGACGTCAAGAACATCGCCGAGGTTCGCGCCGAGAACGCTGCGGCCCGTGCGGGTAACCGCCCGGCCCGTGGCGCGCAGGGCGCTGGCGACCGTCCCGCCGGCCGTGGTGGCCGTGGTGGCGAGCGCGGCGGCCGTGGTGGCCGCAAGCCGCAGCAGGCTGCTGGTGTCGAGGCCCCCAAGGCCGACGCTCCCGCCGCCGCTCCGGCCGAGAGCACCGGAACGGAGGCCTGA
- the rplC gene encoding 50S ribosomal protein L3, producing MAKQIKGVLGEKLGMTQVWDENNRVVPVTVVKAGPCVVTQVRTNDIDGYESVQIAFGEIDPRKVNKPLKGHFAKADVTPRRHLVELRTSDASEYTLGQEITAEVFESGVKVDVTGNSKGKGFAGVMKRHNFRGLGAGHGVQRKHRSPGSIGGCATPGRVFKGMRMAGRMGNERVTTQNLTIHAVDAEKGLLLIKGAVPGPNGGLVLVRTAAKGA from the coding sequence ATGGCAAAGCAGATCAAGGGCGTCCTGGGCGAGAAGCTCGGCATGACCCAGGTCTGGGACGAGAACAACCGTGTCGTCCCGGTGACCGTGGTCAAGGCCGGACCCTGCGTCGTTACCCAGGTCCGTACGAACGACATCGACGGCTACGAGTCGGTCCAGATCGCCTTCGGCGAGATCGACCCGCGCAAGGTGAACAAGCCCCTCAAGGGCCACTTCGCCAAGGCCGACGTGACCCCCCGCCGCCACCTGGTGGAGCTCCGCACCTCCGACGCCAGCGAGTACACGCTCGGCCAGGAGATCACTGCTGAGGTGTTCGAGTCCGGCGTCAAGGTTGACGTCACGGGCAACAGCAAGGGCAAGGGCTTCGCCGGTGTCATGAAGCGGCACAACTTCCGGGGCCTCGGCGCCGGTCACGGTGTGCAGCGCAAGCACCGCTCCCCCGGTTCGATCGGTGGCTGTGCCACCCCTGGGCGTGTCTTCAAGGGCATGCGCATGGCCGGTCGCATGGGTAACGAGCGTGTCACCACCCAGAACCTGACCATCCACGCGGTTGACGCGGAGAAGGGTCTGCTCCTCATCAAGGGTGCGGTCCCCGGTCCGAACGGCGGCCTCGTCCTGGTCCGTACCGCGGCCAAGGGGGCTTGA